CATAGGGTAAATCCATTGCGGTCACTGCCTGACGCAATTTTCGACGAGATGGTTTACCAGCCCCATAGATATAGGGCAAGTCAAGCCCCACTGCAATTCTTTCAATGCGCGAACGTTTCAAGTTGTTGCTGACCAACCAAATGGGAACCTCTGCTTTTATTTCAGCTAACCATGTCAATATTTCAGGAGATACATCGGCAGCTCTAGAAGACACAACGGTATCATCAACATCCAATACCAACCCTTTAAGCTGATGTTGGTCCAATAGAGAAGGAGTCAATTGGAGAATAGAATCTTGAAGCAGTAGATCTGGTTGTAAAAGAGAAATCCAGGAAGAAGCTGGAGACATCGGGCTATATCAGTAAGACGAACTAAAGATTAGTGGAGTTTTGCTTGGCATCTTGTTGATCACGGATTCTGGCTTGGGCTCGTAAGTGCTCTGTCAAAGTCCGGCTAAACACATGGGTCCCATCATACCGAGCAACAAAATAGAGAAACTCTGTTTCTTCTGGAGAAACAGTGGCTTTAAGACTGGCAAGTCCCGGACTCGCAATAGGCGTTGGGGTTAATCCAGCATTGATGTATGTGTTGTAAGGAGAGGGGGTTTCGACTTGAGCATAAGTGAGGGGTTGATCAGGGGTTTGAGTAATACCTAAACCATACTCAACCGTCGGATCAGAACCCAGGGTGATATTGTCTCGCAATCGATTCCAAAAAACGCCAGCAATTCGAGCTCTCTCTTCAGCAACCACTGACTCCTTTTCCACAATACTGGCCAAAGTGACCCAATCCTCTAAGCTTAAATCGGTATAGCCAGTGCGGTTCTGATAGACCGGTAAGGCAGACCCTTCGAAATGATTCAACATCACACCAATGACGGCATCAGGGGTGCGTTGATCAATTGAGATTTGGTAGGTATCGGGAAAGAGATATCCCTCCAGAAAGGGAATGTCTTCCGGTAACCAAGGGTAGCGTTCGCGCGGGATATTGTTGGTTGCATCTAAAAACTCTTGAGCCGAAAACCAGCCTAACTCTTCAAAATAGTTAGCCATCTGCTTTTGGGACCAGCCTTCTGGCACCGTAAAGCTAATCTGCTGGACCTTTCCAGACCAAATCGTTTGGGCAATATCTGCCATAGAAGCTTGGGGGGAAAGCTGGTAGGTTCCCGCATGGAATCCACCGGAAGATTCCCACACCCCTTGCCACCGAGTCCAGACCTTCCAGGCGGTAATAGAGCGAATGAGCCCTGCCTCTTCTAAAATCTGACCAATTTCGTTAGCAGATGCACCTTCTGGAATTTGGACCTGAAGTATATCCTCAGGGGTTTGGGTACTGATCTCAACTGGTGCGATCGCAGATTGCCACCAATACCAGCCTCCCCCTCCAACTCCACCTGCTATAGCAACAAGAGCAACGACCGAGGTTATAGCCAATTTGCGGAAAGGAAATGATTTCTTTTTGTTCACAGTCAAAAACAGACGTCGTCTATCAAGTCAGCAGTTAGTCTAAATCGTCCATTAGACGTTCCTCCAACAGAGGTTGAAGCTTAGGTTGTAAAGCTTGAAACTCTTTGGGAGAAAGCAGCTCCGGCTGCATGTTCTCACGCAGTCTAACAACAAACAGCACTGGATCGATAGGAGTATAGATCGAATACTCTTGTTCCTTCTCAAAAAAAGTCGCTAATAGCTGATACTCTTCTTGCTCAGAAACCTCATCTCCCTCTTCCATTTCCAATACTAGAATTTCTTCTTCATCAATATCAGGCAGATCACCTTCTACAGTTAAAGACAGAGCACTTCGCTTTAATTTTAAATTCTGTTCTGCCAACACAGCTTGGGCAGTGGGGAATATGTTAGCAAGCTCTTGCTCTTCTACAGGCTGAATAATCTCATCATCTTCATCGCTAACGACCCAACCAAAAATATCTACTGGGTAATCGACGGGGTTTAAAAGAGCATATTCTTCCTGATCAATTGGAACAGACACCTCGACATAGCAGGTCAAGGAACGTCCTGATTCATCCATCAACGTTACCGTGGAACGGTCCATTTCCATGGGTATTTTACCTCTACTCCCCAGATTACTGGCCCACCATCGGGACCCATAGGCTTCAGTTTAGGGGGTAATGGACTTAATGGGCGAGAAAATTAAACGAAAAAACGAAATAATGGAACCTAGGCTAGGTCGAAGATATCCATGGTTTTTGATCCAGCCAGCGTTGCAGAATCAAAGCGGCTGCCTTACGGTCAATCATGCCCCTTTGCTCTGCTGGATTGATACGCTGTTCTCGCATCATGGACTCAGCCTCATGGGACGTTAAACGCTCATCTATAAAATCCAAAGGCAAATCGAGGGCTTTAGCTATCCGCTTAGCTAATTTCTGTGTTCTTTGGGCTTGAGTCCCTACGTCACCATTCATCGTATAAGGCAAACCAACCACCAATGTTTTGACCTGGCGTTCTGTCACAATTTGCCGCAGCAATTCAATATCCTTGGCAAAAGAAGTGCGTCGAATCGTGGTTAATCCAGTGGCAATTAAACCCGTACCATCGCAACCGGCAACGCCAATCCGGCGATGCCCTAGATCTAGCCCTAATGCGGATATTCGCTGCATACAGCTTAAAATTCTGACGGCCAGGCGCGATGGTTTCGCTTGGAGGAGGACTGACTTTTCTGACTCTTTTTAGCCCCTGGGCGAAGATGCTTCTTTACAGAAGGCGTCCGAGTCAACCAATAGGTCATGCGTCCAGGAACTGGATTATGGTTAGGCTGCAATCCTTGCAACATATCTGAAAGCTGCAGGGTTTCAAAAGAAATAGAGCGAGATTCTCGTAATTTATGCCAAACCGAACGAGACATCATCAATGTTTGCTCCAAATCTTCAGCCCCAATTTGCTTTAGATATTCTTCGCGCTCGGGTTGATAATCCGTTGAGTCTAAGCACAATGGGGCTGAAGGATAGGCCTGTGTAAGCTGGGCCATATGGGCTAGCAGCTCTGGATATAGCCAAGTATAGGCAGGGTGCACCGTGAGTCGAGCTTCATGGGGGTGGCATGCATTACGGCACAGCTTCATTTCAAAATAGCCAATGGCAGCCTTGCGTTGGGGCTCAAAGACATAGGCTTGCACTAATTCTTTGGTATCTCCCCAAAGCTGAATCCCAGACAACAAAGAGTCCACCAAACTCGATTTGAAGTCTTGAATATGCCGATCAAAGACTTGGCGGACCAGCGGAGGCATGGATGCCGTATCTAGCTGATACAGCAAAGAAGCATCAGCATTATTGACGGGTAAAAGATTGGGCAGTACGGGTTCCCGCTCAGCGAGGCGACTCAACTGCTCTGGCGCTAGGGACCAATAAGTAATGTGCGCTAAGGGCTGAAAACCATTATGACGATATAGGGCTAGGGCTGCCGATTGGCTGACATCAATCTCGGTCAACCAGGTGCGAGCCTCCCATATATTTTCTAGGCAGTAGCGTAATAATTGCGTCCCCACATCTTGCTGACCAACAGCAGGGGTTACACTAACTTGATCAAACCGCCAGGTGCTCCGGGAATGGTTAAAGGGCGAAACCTGAACCACCCCAGCCAACTTATGAGTTTGTTCCCAGACATAGGTTCGTTGTTGATCAGATAGTCGATTGGGAAACAGCCTCAACAACTTCAATAATTCAGACCAGCGCTGGAGCTGCAGTAACTGCCGCTCATGTCCGTAGAAGGTGCCAATGCTGGACTGATCATAATCATCCACCAATAACCGCTTGATCGCTTCAAGATCGCGGTACTGGACGGGACGAATGATGGGTTCTAACTTTGGAGCTACTGTCGTCATACGAGTTGCTAAGCTTGCCGAACTAATAGTCCTGAGAGAGTGTATGGATGTATCAACCGAAACCAGCTTGCTAATTTACTCCTTAGGAGACATAACAAGGTATAAAAATTAGCTCGAAGAAGGAAATTTGAAGTATTTATCTCACTCTATGGTATCGGATCTCTCTCCAAAACGGGGATAGAGACAACAAATTGTCAGACTTTTGTCAAGGGAAAATCTCTGAGCAAAAAGTAATTCCCTAAGACTGATTGGGACGAATCAAGACAACCGGAGTTTGTTCATCCGCATTACCCGCAGGATTACTCCTCAGTGCCTCTTCAATCAGAGATAAGGGAGCCCCTTTGGTTGCTGACAGGATTTTCACCCGCTTCAGGTCATTTACATCAACAATGGCTGCAGCTAACCCTGTTTCTGCTTGGATTTGGTTGACCACTTTCTGAGGATCGTCTGGACCTAAAACAATGAATTGATCAAAGGGCGGGAGGGTCCCAGTCACATCATCAATCAGTCGGGCTTGTTCCCCTGCCAGGCGATAAAAGACCCCTGCTTGACCAAATACCTTTGCGATCGCACCCACAAAAAACGCTAAAAAGACTCGCACTGGCCCTTCAATATTGACCAGAGTTTGCAAGCCACAGGCGGTCGCTAAACTGGAAGTCGGTAAGAAGAAGTAAGCCAATCGTGTCGCCACCCATCCAGGCTTAATGGTGCTGGGATGGAAGATACGGCCTTGCATAATCGCTACGGGAGTCTCGCCAATGGTGACGATATCACCGGGCTGGGCATGGGGACTGACATAGCGACGGACAATATCGGGACAGGTATCCAGTTGAGTTAACAAGTGAGTGGGGACCGGTAAGACTTGACCATCCGCAACAGAACGCCACTGCAATGGTTCCTGGGGGTCAGGAAAGCGAAGGGGAACCACTTCATGGTGGGTATTATGGATACGGCCTCTGGGACCATAGGAAATATAGTTGACTCGCACCCAAACTGCTTTGAGTTGAGTTAAGTCAGGACCCATAATATCCAGGGTGATTTCTGCAGAGGTCTCGTATCGAGATTTGACGATATAAGCAAACCAATAACCATCTTCTCGAGGCTCAGCATCTGGATGCTGCGGTAAAACCTTAATCTTATGGTGAATCTCATCTAGACTGCCCTTCGAAAGCAGGGTCACATCCACTGATAACTCAGGGATCATGACTTCCAGCTTATGGGTGGGATTAAAAAAGGTTTGCTTTCCGACTAATCGATAATGCTGGGGCTCACGACTTTCAAACTGCCAATTTCCTGGTAAGGCTTGTAAGGCATTCCCCTGGCGACGACGATGAGTCCACTCTAAGCCCCCCCATGCGATGAGAAGGACTGCAACAATACCAATTCCAATGCTTTCGATGATCATTCCGTGTTTTGAATCCTTACCTTGAGACTCCTGCAAGACCTGGCTATAGACTTAATTACTTTATTTTCACGAGGAAAAAAGTATCAAACCGAGATGATCATGCCATAAGGCTGACAGTTCGGCACTTATTTCAGCCAACTAGAATTTTGCCAGACCTCTTAATTGAGTGAGTGCAACCTTTATATTCGATAGTCCGCACTATTTTTCACTGAAGTTAATACTCGTTATAGTGGATGCTTCGCGGAAATAAATTTACCTTGCAAAAGCCCCGCCACTAATACATAAACACCTATACTCTGAGGTGAAGCAGATATGCTTTCCTGGCAGATCAAACAGCCAAATTCAAATCCATAAAAGAGGTTAATGAGCTGTTGATACAAACATCTGTCTCGTCAAATAAGAATGACACCCAATTCTATCGCTAAGCATCCTTAAATGTAGAAATGGGAGATGGGATTCAGGGATTAATTTCCTGGAGTGCCCCAGTCTCCAAATGCCCTTTATTGATGCAAGGAAGTCTTTAGGCGAAAGATTCTGGGTGTTATTCGCATTTTAAAGATATACGTTTGCTCTTATTCCAATTCTTCACGAATATAACGTCTAAGCCCCAAGTTCTGAACAAAGAACTTGGGGCTTAAGGTTGACCTAAGTTCCTAAGTTAGAACTTGAATGTGGTTCGAATAACTGGAATAAAGATGGGGTCATTCGAAGAGGTGTTGTTTGCATTGAAAACGACAATCAATCCAGGAGAGATCTTGATGTTGTCATTAACCTTGAACTGGTACTGTGCCTCAGCAGTGAAGTTGGAAGAAGTTCCATCATCAATCCCCAATGTACCTCCATCAATAATGTAAGGCTGCTGACCAAACGAGAGTGATCCTCTGCTACCTTCTAGGAGCAAGTCAGGGAAGACGAGGTTAGCGGCCCAGTTGAGCAACGTAATTCGAGAATTTGCAATGTCAGGAGTACGGGCTAAAGTGAGACCACCCCAACCGGCTACATGGAACCCATCTACGACTCTGGCATTAAATGAAAGGCCAAAGTTATCAGTAATAGTTTCCAGTCCATTAAAAGGATCCGAAGTATCACCAAAACCTCCATTTATAGGTGCCAGTGATGTAGTCGGTGCATCTCCAGTATCGGAGGTGATGTCAACATTACCCGCTGTGTACTCGTTACGAGAATATTGGACACCAATACCAATATCATCGGTTGGATTAAAGCCAATCTGGGCAAATACCCCATAGGTGCCATTTTCAAAATCAAATAAACCATTGTTAGCACCATTACCAGCTGTAGTGGCAAACTGGGCATCATCAGCTGCATAGACAACAGAGAGATTGACCTTTTCGCTGACATCATAGACGGCACTTAGGGTCGTTCCTCCTGGCCCCCGCTGTGTTAATGGATTAAAGCGGAAGAAGCGAGATAATGCACCACTACCACTACTCTTCAAGAAGGGGTTAAAGGTTTCGACGTCGTCCTTGTAGTCACCACCCAAAATTGCAACTTTAAGCGTTAAATCTTCGACTGGCTTAAATCGATAGTTCAGCTCGTCTAGGATGACCGTATTTCCAGCAGGATCATTCTCATCAAAACCGAATCTGGCCAAGCTTGTACCTGCAGAACCAAATTCATCCAACTCAGGAATATCAGCTGCTTCTAGACGAACACGAAGCCGATCTGTACCACTGAAACTGGTATCAAAGTTCAGTCGAGTTCGATGACCGAAGAAGAAACGGTCTGCAACATCCACACCACCACTTTGGGTGTTACCTAAATCAGTATCAACACCATTGATGCTGTCTAATGGATCATTATTTCCATCAAATACGAAGGCAGAACCAAATACGACTTCACCCTTCAGTTTGGTAGTGGTGGAAAACTGCTGGGATTCGACGGTGGCCACACGAGCTTCTAAACCATCCACTCGTCCACGTAGGGTCGCAAGTTCAGCAGCAAACTCATCTTGCAATGCTTTGAGAGCGTCTAGATCCTCTTTAGTAGCAAATCTATTGCTGAGGTTATCTAAACAGGCATTGACTAGAGCAGCCGCTTCTCGGCGGGACATGGCTCGACTTGGGCGGAAGGTTCCATTGGGATAACCGGCGACGCAACCATACCGCTCAACTAAGGATTGAATGGCTTGGAAAGCCCAATCATCAGGCTGGACATCAGACAATTGAGAAACAGAAGTGACCTGAGCTAGGTCGTCGTCTTGAGTCTCGTTCATCAGCTCTGAAACTGATGTTGTAGGCACATCAGCATCAGCTAATACTAGGGGCTCAGTCTCTTCTAGAGCATCAGTCTCAATTGTCTCAACTGCAGAAATTTCAGGAACGACTTCTTCCGTGAGTTCTAAAGACTCGGTTGCAATCGCAGTAGTGGGAACTAACAAAGCTAATCCAACTAAAGCAGGGTTAAAAAACCCGAGTTTACGCCAAATAGTCGACATAAAAGAATTCTCCTCACACATAATATTAAGAACCAACAAAATCGCTAATTCTGAGGCAATCTTGGTTACACCTCTAATGATTGCAACCAGGACAACCACCCCATATGATACGTATCTTTTCGAAATCTTGGGAGATTTTATTTTAGATAATTATTATCAATAAACAACTATTCATCAGATATTCCGATATCACATCCCTGAGGGTGGACCAAGATCTTCTCCAGCAATCAATACCATCCGAAAAAAGCCTGACACAACAAAGGTTAGGTTAAGAAACGTAGATCCAGATTGCAGAGTCTAAAATATTTCGACTGGCCTTGAGGGTGAAAGAGTTCACCAGCAAACTTGACCACGGGTTGCTGGTGACAGAACTATGGTGTTCAATCTCAACTAGAACTTAAAGGTAGCCCGCACCAGAAGCACACTCACATCGTTATATCGTTCAGGATTCAAGATCCAGATAACATAATGTGAATATTCTCATCTACTCAAAACTTGTAGCCGGACTCTAGATGATAAAAGTGCCAGGATGAGCATCATCCATATG
The Acaryochloris marina S15 genome window above contains:
- a CDS encoding YqeG family HAD IIIA-type phosphatase, with the translated sequence MSPASSWISLLQPDLLLQDSILQLTPSLLDQHQLKGLVLDVDDTVVSSRAADVSPEILTWLAEIKAEVPIWLVSNNLKRSRIERIAVGLDLPYIYGAGKPSRRKLRQAVTAMDLPYENVAMVGDRLFTDVLAGNRLGVFTILVEPVGHGSTLRKIELWIYQNLKRILD
- a CDS encoding GNAT family N-acetyltransferase — encoded protein: MTTVAPKLEPIIRPVQYRDLEAIKRLLVDDYDQSSIGTFYGHERQLLQLQRWSELLKLLRLFPNRLSDQQRTYVWEQTHKLAGVVQVSPFNHSRSTWRFDQVSVTPAVGQQDVGTQLLRYCLENIWEARTWLTEIDVSQSAALALYRHNGFQPLAHITYWSLAPEQLSRLAEREPVLPNLLPVNNADASLLYQLDTASMPPLVRQVFDRHIQDFKSSLVDSLLSGIQLWGDTKELVQAYVFEPQRKAAIGYFEMKLCRNACHPHEARLTVHPAYTWLYPELLAHMAQLTQAYPSAPLCLDSTDYQPEREEYLKQIGAEDLEQTLMMSRSVWHKLRESRSISFETLQLSDMLQGLQPNHNPVPGRMTYWLTRTPSVKKHLRPGAKKSQKSQSSSKRNHRAWPSEF
- a CDS encoding iron uptake porin, whose translation is MSTIWRKLGFFNPALVGLALLVPTTAIATESLELTEEVVPEISAVETIETDALEETEPLVLADADVPTTSVSELMNETQDDDLAQVTSVSQLSDVQPDDWAFQAIQSLVERYGCVAGYPNGTFRPSRAMSRREAAALVNACLDNLSNRFATKEDLDALKALQDEFAAELATLRGRVDGLEARVATVESQQFSTTTKLKGEVVFGSAFVFDGNNDPLDSINGVDTDLGNTQSGGVDVADRFFFGHRTRLNFDTSFSGTDRLRVRLEAADIPELDEFGSAGTSLARFGFDENDPAGNTVILDELNYRFKPVEDLTLKVAILGGDYKDDVETFNPFLKSSGSGALSRFFRFNPLTQRGPGGTTLSAVYDVSEKVNLSVVYAADDAQFATTAGNGANNGLFDFENGTYGVFAQIGFNPTDDIGIGVQYSRNEYTAGNVDITSDTGDAPTTSLAPINGGFGDTSDPFNGLETITDNFGLSFNARVVDGFHVAGWGGLTLARTPDIANSRITLLNWAANLVFPDLLLEGSRGSLSFGQQPYIIDGGTLGIDDGTSSNFTAEAQYQFKVNDNIKISPGLIVVFNANNTSSNDPIFIPVIRTTFKF
- the ruvX gene encoding Holliday junction resolvase RuvX — translated: MQRISALGLDLGHRRIGVAGCDGTGLIATGLTTIRRTSFAKDIELLRQIVTERQVKTLVVGLPYTMNGDVGTQAQRTQKLAKRIAKALDLPLDFIDERLTSHEAESMMREQRINPAEQRGMIDRKAAALILQRWLDQKPWISST
- a CDS encoding F420-0:Gamma-glutamyl ligase gives rise to the protein MIIESIGIGIVAVLLIAWGGLEWTHRRRQGNALQALPGNWQFESREPQHYRLVGKQTFFNPTHKLEVMIPELSVDVTLLSKGSLDEIHHKIKVLPQHPDAEPREDGYWFAYIVKSRYETSAEITLDIMGPDLTQLKAVWVRVNYISYGPRGRIHNTHHEVVPLRFPDPQEPLQWRSVADGQVLPVPTHLLTQLDTCPDIVRRYVSPHAQPGDIVTIGETPVAIMQGRIFHPSTIKPGWVATRLAYFFLPTSSLATACGLQTLVNIEGPVRVFLAFFVGAIAKVFGQAGVFYRLAGEQARLIDDVTGTLPPFDQFIVLGPDDPQKVVNQIQAETGLAAAIVDVNDLKRVKILSATKGAPLSLIEEALRSNPAGNADEQTPVVLIRPNQS
- the mltG gene encoding endolytic transglycosylase MltG, which translates into the protein MTVNKKKSFPFRKLAITSVVALVAIAGGVGGGGWYWWQSAIAPVEISTQTPEDILQVQIPEGASANEIGQILEEAGLIRSITAWKVWTRWQGVWESSGGFHAGTYQLSPQASMADIAQTIWSGKVQQISFTVPEGWSQKQMANYFEELGWFSAQEFLDATNNIPRERYPWLPEDIPFLEGYLFPDTYQISIDQRTPDAVIGVMLNHFEGSALPVYQNRTGYTDLSLEDWVTLASIVEKESVVAEERARIAGVFWNRLRDNITLGSDPTVEYGLGITQTPDQPLTYAQVETPSPYNTYINAGLTPTPIASPGLASLKATVSPEETEFLYFVARYDGTHVFSRTLTEHLRAQARIRDQQDAKQNSTNL
- a CDS encoding DUF3727 domain-containing protein, with the translated sequence MEMDRSTVTLMDESGRSLTCYVEVSVPIDQEEYALLNPVDYPVDIFGWVVSDEDDEIIQPVEEQELANIFPTAQAVLAEQNLKLKRSALSLTVEGDLPDIDEEEILVLEMEEGDEVSEQEEYQLLATFFEKEQEYSIYTPIDPVLFVVRLRENMQPELLSPKEFQALQPKLQPLLEERLMDDLD